One Ogataea parapolymorpha DL-1 chromosome VI, whole genome shotgun sequence DNA window includes the following coding sequences:
- a CDS encoding Acid phosphatase PHO1, producing the protein MISAFGFLSILLALGNPAFSKLSPKEYDQHSKDQSNVLRYLGGTGPFVEATGYGIPTDVPFECSIDQAHLFMRHGERYPTKGTGKSLEELLTRLQNATVDAHIGPLAFVDDYDFFVHNTSWYEHETYTGAYAGSANAFKLGSLLRLRYNHLVNTSTITPVFTAGQERVYNTAKAFGQGFFFGGQAGEYKMVVLPETATQGANSLTNTEACVNFDGLYSDSILENVTLSYKEIEAARLNKLSPGLNITADDVYTMAGYCGFELDVAGTSKFCDALSMESLIGFGYDKDLSYYYSNGPGYNMSYVSGGVYANATATLLKQGPESAGTLFFSFSHDNDLLRYVTALGLYDHEEELSLDEIEFRRSFKSSEIVPMGGRLITERLSCYNTTSQKNDVYVRLILNDQIVPVPDCISGPSYSCPLEEFVDLIEGSVIDYPAACNLNSSYPQALTFYWDWKTNDYPTLPDST; encoded by the coding sequence ATGATTTCTGCATTTGGATTTTTATCCATCTTACTAGCATTGGGTAATCCAGCATTTTCCAAACTTAGCCCTAAAGAGTATGATCAGCACTCTAAAGACCAGTCGAATGTACTTCGCTATTTGGGCGGTACTGGTCCCTTTGTGGAAGCCACAGGTTATGGCATTCCAACTGATGTACCATTTGAGTGCAGTATTGACCAGGCACATTTATTCATGAGACATGGTGAAAGATACCCTACTAAGGGTACAGGTAAGAGcctggaagagctgctcacCAGGTTGCAAAATGCAACTGTGGATGCACATATCGGTCCTTTAGCGTTTGTCGATGACTACGATTTCTTTGTGCACAACACAAGCTGGTATGAGCATGAAACATACACTGGAGCTTACGCAGGATCTGCCAATGCTTTCAAACTTGGAAGCCTTTTACGTTTGAGGTACAACCATCTGGTAAATACTTCTACCATAACACCCGTATTCACAGCTGGTCAAGAAAGGGTTTACAACACGGCCAAAGCGTTTGGACAAGgtttcttctttggtggtCAAGCTGGCGAGTACAAAATGGTTGTTCTTCCGGAAACCGCTACACAAGGTGCAAACTCTTTAACCAACACCGAAGCCTGTGTCAATTTCGATGGTTTATACTCCGATAGCATTCTTGAGAATGTGACCCTCTCATATAAAGAGATCGAGGCTGCTAGACTAAACAAGCTGTCTCCGGGCCTAAACATAACAGCAGATGATGTTTACACTATGGCCGGCTACTGCGGATTTGAATTAGATGTTGCTGGTACCTCGAAGTTTTGTGATGCGTTGTCTATGGAGTCTTTGATTGGCTTTGGATACGACAAAGATCTATCATATTATTATTCTAATGGACCTGGATACAACATGTCTTATGTGTCGGGTGGTGTTTATGCGAATGCTACCGCGACATTGCTAAAACAGGGCCCAGAATCGGCAGGAACCCTTTTCTTTTCATTTTCTCATGACAACGACTTACTGAGATATGTGACTGCCTTGGGACTGTACGATCATGAAGAGGAATTGTCTCTTGATGAAATCGAGTTCAGAAGATCTTTCAAATCGTCGGAAATCGTTCCCATGGGAGGAAGGCTGATTACAGAAAGGTTATCTTGCTATAACACAACAAGTCAGAAAAATGACGTCTATGTCAGACTTATCCTTAACGACCAGATTGTTCCTGTTCCGGATTGCATTAGCGGGCCAAGTTATTCTTGTCCTTTGGAAGAGTTCGTTGATTTGATTGAAGGTTCAGTTATTGACTACCCAGCTGCGTGCAACTTGAACAGCAGCTACCCACAAGCCTTGACATTCTACTGGGACTGGAAAACTAATGATTACCCAACATTACCCGATTCAACCTAG
- a CDS encoding beta-glucosidase I, whose translation MSATFDVEDVLKQLSTKEKVQLLALKDFWHTQEIERLNVPSIRLSDGPNGVRGTKFFKSEPSACFTSGTGMGSTFNVQLLKEAGSMMATEAKHKGAHVILGPTCNIQRGPLGGRGFESFSEDPFLSGLCSASLINGIQSKGIAATIKHYVCNDLEDERNSVDSIVSERALREIYLMPFQLAIKYSQPKCVMSSYNKVNGEHVSQSKRLLTGVLREEWGWNGLVMSDWFGVYSIKTSIDAGLDLECPGVPIMRKLDAVLHAINAREISIDVIDERVRNVLNLVKYSMESGVPQNAPEDSKNNVPETSALLRRLASEAIVLLKNKDSFLPLRKTDKIAVIGPNAKVARIFGGGSASMNPYYASSIFDGISHKLTELPLYADGCSIEKNLLDLGTLSTFNGSEGVYCKVYNLPAESSDRVIVDEFALNSTKLILFDYKNDKLDNNLFYMDIEGEFNAKETGTYEISVSCLGTAQFFIDGKLEIDDKNNQVLGSAALGASTAPKTKRLYMNKGDSFKYKIEFGSAPTFTLETTDLVASNGGGALYVSAMKVESDKDRIKKAVEVASQAEKVVLCVGTSSDWESEGYDRPVMDLPGSQDELIQEVLKVNKNVVVVNLSGTPVTMPWVDETPAIIQGWFNGSESGNAIADVIFGDVNPSGKLSLTFPKRCQDNPAYLTFKSNKGKVVYGEDTFVGYRYYDKCEIDPLFAFGFGLSYTTFVFSSLSVKVDDGIIIASVEVKNTGGVAGAEVIQLYITPPNDTTEERPVKELKGFNKVFLEPNRASNVEIQVPVKYACSYFDGERNKWSIEKGTYGVLVGNASNSKQFLTGSFEIQESSYWTGL comes from the coding sequence ATGTCCGCCACCTTCGACGTTGAAGACGTTCTCAAACAACTTAGCACTAAGGAAAAagtccagctgcttgctCTGAAGGACTTTTGGCACACGCAAGAGATCGAGAGACTGAATGTTCCTTCCATACGACTCAGTGATGGCCCTAATGGTGTGAGAGGTAccaagtttttcaaatctgaGCCCTCTGCTTGCTTCACGTCAGGTACCGGCATGGGATCTACTTTCAATGTGCAATTATTGAAGGAGGCAGGAAGCATGATGGCTACTGAGGCAAAACACAAAGGCGCTCATGTCATATTGGGTCCAACTTGTAACATTCAAAGAGGACCGCTGGGTGGGAGAGGCTTCGAGTCTTTCAGTGAAGATCCGTTTCTTTCGGGTCTCTGCTCTGCAAGTTTAATCAATGGCATCCAAAGTAAAGGAATTGCAGCCACAATCAAGCACTATGTTTGTAACGACTTGGAGGATGAGAGAAATTCTGTTGACTCGATTGTTTCGGAGAGAGCTCTTAGGGAGATTTATCTGATGCCCTTTCAGTTGGCCATCAAGTACTCACAGCCAAAATGTGTGATGAGCTCGTACAACAAAGTTAATGGTGAGCACGTTTCACAATCCAAAAGGCTGCTCACTGGTGTGCTGCGAGAGGAATGGGGTTGGAACGGTTTGGTTATGTCCGACTGGTTCGGTGTCTACTCAATCAAAACTTCTATTGATGCAGGTTTGGACCTGGAGTGTCCCGGCGTTCCAATCATGAGAAAATTGGATGCAGTGCTACATGCTATCAATGCCAGAGAGATCAGCATAGACGTGATTGATGAAAGAGTTAGAAACGTCCTGAATTTGGTGAAGTACTCTATGGAAAGCGGCGTTCCGCAAAATGCTCCAGAAGATTCTAAGAATAATGTTCCTGAGACGTCTGCTTTGCTCAGAAGGCTCGCCTCAGAAGCTATCgtgttgctgaaaaacaaggaTTCATTTTTGCCTTTGAGGAAGACAGATAAGATTGCTGTGATTGGCCCTAACGCTAAAGTGGCTAGAATCTTTGGTGGGGGCTCTGCTTCCATGAATCCTTACTATGCTTCAAGCATTTTTGATGGTATTTCTCATAAACTTACAGAGCTCCCACTCTATGCTGATGGTTGCTCAATTGAGAAAAACCTGCTCGATCTGGGCACCTTGTCCACCTTCAACGGTTCCGAAGGTGTTTATTGCAAGGTTTACAATCTTCCTGCTGAGTCTTCTGACCGTGTCATTGTTGATGAGTTTGCGTTGAATTCTACGAAATTGATTTTGTTTGATTATAAAAACGACAAACTAGATAACAACTTATTCTATATGGACATCGAGGGGGAATTTAATGCTAAAGAGACTGGCACGTACGAGATAAGCGTGAGCTGTCTTGGAACTGCGCAATTTTTCATTGACGGTAAATTGGAGATTGATGACAAGAATAATCAGGTCCTAGGATCTGCAGCCCTGGGTGCCTCTACCGCCCCTAAGACCAAGAGACTTTATATGAACAAGGGAGACTCTTTCAAATACAAGATTGAGTTTGGTTCGGCTCCAACGTTCACTTTGGAGACCACTGATCTAGTTGCATCTAACGGAGGAGGAGCGCTTTATGTTTCAGCCATGAAGGTTGAATCGGATAAAGATAGAATCAAAAAGGCTGTTGAAGTTGCATcacaagctgaaaaagtTGTTCTTTGTGTTGGAACATCATCAGATTGGGAGAGTGAGGGATACGATAGACCAGTTATGGACCTTCCTGGTAGCCAAGATGAGCTCATCCAAGAAGTCCTCAAAGTCAATAAGAATGTGGTGGTAGTCAATCTTTCCGGTACCCCAGTCACGATGCCATGGGTCGATGAGACTCCGGCTATAATTCAGGGATGGTTCAATGGAAGTGAGAGTGGAAATGCAATTGCTGATGTTATCTTTGGTGATGTTAACCCGTCCGGTAAATTGAGTTTAACATTCCCAAAACGATGCCAAGATAATCCTGCATACCTGACGTTCAAGTCCAACAAGGGAAAGGTTGTTTACGGTGAAGACACTTTTGTGGGATACAGATATTACGACAAATGCGAAATTGATCCTTTGTTTGCTTTCGGATTTGGTCTGTCATACACCACCTTTGTGTTCTCTTCTTTGTCAGTCAAGGTTGACGATGGAATTATTATCGCCTCTGTTGAGGTGAAAAATACTGGTGGAGTTGCGGGCGCCGAGGTTATCCAGTTATACATTACTCCGCCAAATGATACAACGGAAGAACGTCCCGTGAAGGAACTCAAGGGCTTCAACAAAGTATTCCTCGAACCTAATAGGGCTTCCAATGTGGAGATTCAAGTTCCAGTGAAATATGCATGCTCCTACTTTGATGGAGAGCGCAACAAGTGGTCAATTGAGAAAGGAACATATGGAGTGCTAGTTGGTAATGCTTCCAATTCGAAGCAGTTCCTGACAGGCTCCTTTGAAATTCAGGAATCATCCTACTGGACTGGTTTGTAG
- a CDS encoding L-rhamnonate dehydratase gives MTATEFPRIKKITTYLTEGKGIGGDYHNVEKGHWLVDNYIANPMSKFPEYKASRTSWGINVLGSFCVEIESTDGSKGFATGFGGPIACWLVHNHFERFIIGEDPRNYNLIWDKLFRASMFYGRKGITLAVISVVDLAIWDLLGKIRNEPVYKMIGGATRDRIDFYCTGCNPKAAKEMGFWGGKVALPFGPDDGFPGLRKNVEFLRNHRKAVGPDFPLMVDCYMSLNVSYVIDLVKATQDLNINWWEETLHPDDFDGYALLKRAFPTIKFTTGEHEYSKYGFRKLIEGRNLDILQPDVMWVGGMTELLKIAAQAAAYDIPVVPHASGSYSYHFVASQSNTPFQEYLANSPDSSSVLPVFGSLFIDETVPTKGYLNISQLDKPGFGLTVNPKVKLIDARYILSPSPERPLKIESVEEK, from the coding sequence ATGACTGCCACAGAATTTCCTCGTATCAAGAAAATAACTACTTATCTTACAGAAGGAAAGGGAATAGGTGGTGATTACCATAATGTTGAAAAAGGACACTGGCTGGTGGACAACTACATTGCCAATCCAATGTCCAAGTTCCCTGAATATAAAGCTTCTCGTACAAGCTGGGGAATCAACGTTCTTGGCTCGTTTTGCGTGGAAATTGAATCCACTGACGGTTCCAAAGGATTTGCAACTGGATTTGGAGGACCAATTGCATGTTGGTTAGTCCACAATCATTTTGAAAGATTTATTATCGGAGAAGATCCCAGAAACTACAACTTGATCTGGGATAAACTATTTAGAGCCTCCATGTTTTACGGCAGAAAGGGTATCACCTTGGCTGTCATTTCCGTTGTTGACCTTGCTATTTGGGATCTTCTGGGTAAGATCAGAAACGAGCCGGTCTACAAGATGATTGGTGGTGCAACCCGTGACAGAATTGATTTTTACTGTACCGGATGCAACCCAAAAGCGGCAAAGGAGATGGGATTCTGGGGAGGAAAAGTCGCACTGCCATTCGGACCTGATGATGGATTTCCAGGACTCAGAAAGAATGTGGAGTTTCTAAGAAATCATCGTAAGGCAGTGGGACCAGATTTCCCGCTTATGGTTGATTGTTACATGTCGTTGAATGTTTCCTATGTTATAGATCTTGTCAAAGCTACTCAAGACTTAAATATCAACTGGTGGGAAGAGACTCTTCATCCTGATGACTTTGATGGATACGCATTGCTCAAGCGTGCCTTCCCAACAATTAAATTCACAACCGGAGAACACGAATATTCCAAGTATGGATTTAGAAAATTGATTGAGGGAAGAAATTTGGATATTTTGCAGCCAGATGTCATGTGGGTTGGAGGAATGACCGAGCTTTTGAAGATTGCTgcacaagctgctgcttaTGACATTCCAGTTGTGCCACATGCTTCCGGTTCCTACTCATACCATTTTGTTGCTTCCCAATCGAACACACCTTTCCAGGAGTACTTAGCCAACTCTCCAGATTCCTCTTCTGTGCTACCGGTCTTTGGATCTTTATTCATAGATGAAACTGTTCCAACTAAAGGATACTTGAACATCTCTCAGCTTGATAAACCCGGATTCGGGCTCACCGTGAATCCTAAGGTGAAGCTTATTGATGCTCGTTACATCCTTTCGCCATCTCCTGAACGTCCATTGAAGATCGAATCTGTGGaggaaaaataa